The Ziziphus jujuba cultivar Dongzao chromosome 7, ASM3175591v1 genome includes a region encoding these proteins:
- the LOC107435450 gene encoding uncharacterized protein LOC107435450 has translation MEEEFLRACELRLLRCTLPSPPPSACSPKPQSESSHRNHLRSLIHDLLHFIETGTYLQAITNPDFQRLVVFKLIDSNLDDSPECAGRVYSEFLIAIESFLKGGEDANDSAYRVMVVMCIAVAAFLAFTQCNMTGPLESLPKCPLPLRGMKGNDNKFVGWDSWARNQLMAAGSDLLGKFSYLQYIVFAKMLLVRMKDLLFEGSVSVYGIRSITWWLARLLLLHQRILDDRSSSLFDLLQVFMHDVLHHFGTLEKVLSYWGSNLHNDEGLTIVSMVHLEAGIMEYTYGRVDSCRLYFNSAEEAAGLHLSVTGALGFRTLYQVEPKAQMVLVADTSSTNTGKRCLSVSCDPQTQVSSISDNNSYQSETYEGSDILMTPKLLENDNESEIRAKGIKVGGTGTPLSATHQAVILAKCLLIEKSTRHDEMQRWDMAPYIEAIDSQQSSYFIIRCFCDILRVRWESTRSRTKERALVMMDKLVQGIYEPSPGVAQRIPFCYGAYIPSVPALRKEYGELLVRCGLIGEAVKIFEDLELWDNLILCYRLMEKKAAAVDLIKVRLSEMPNDPRLWCSLGDVTNNDSCYEKALEVSNNRSARAKRSLARSAYNRGDYEKSKILWESAMALNSLYQDGWFALGAAALKAKDVEKALDGFTRAVQLDPENGEAWNNIACLHMIRKKSKEAFVAFREALKFKRNSWQLWENYSQVAFDVGNLTQALEAVRMVLEISSNKRVDAELLEKIMAEVEKRASISLSTSTAMTDNNNSQVCPDDSQIVPHNELYAESGVERSRETEHLLDSIGKVLQQIVRSGNGSDIWGLYARWHRLKGDLTMCSEALLKQVRSYQGSDLWKDRDRFRRFAHASLELCKVYMEISSSTGSRKELLTAEMHLKNILKQAGSFSDMEETRDLQGCLDDIVKMKSNSIST, from the exons ATGGAGGAGGAATTTCTCCGTGCGTGCGAGCTTCGTCTCCTGCGCTGCACCCTCCCATCGCCTCCGCCGTCCGCTTGCTCCCCCAAACCCCAATCGGAATCCTCCCATCGAAACCATCTCCGTTCTCTGATCCACGACTTACTCCATTTCATCGAGACTGGTACATATCTCCAAGCCATCACCAACCCCGATTTCCAACGACTCGTCGTCTTCAAACTCATCGATTCCAACCTCGACGATTCCCCTGAGTGCGCTGGCCGAGTCTACTCCGAGTTCCTCATAGCAATTGAGTCGTTCCTGAAAGGAGGAGAAGATGCAAACGACTCGGCGTACAGAGTCATGGTGGTGATGTGCATTGCAGTAGCGGCATTTCTCGCTTTCACTCAGTGTAACATGACCGG accATTGGAGAGTTTGCCGAAGTGCCCTCTGCCATTGAGAGGAATGAAGggtaatgataataaatttgtGGGGTGGGACAGTTGGGCTCGTAATCAGCTTATGGCTGCTGGGTCTGACTTGCTTGGGAAGTTCTCTTATCTTCAG TATATAGTATTTGCTAAGATGTTGCTCGTGAGGATGAAAGATCTGTTATTTGAAGGAAGTGTCTCTGTGTATGGAATTAGGAGCATCACATGGTGGCTTGCTAGGCTCTTACTTCTTCATCAGAGAATTTTGGATGACcgctcttcttctttatttgatCTCTTGCAAGTCTTTATGCATGATGTTTTGCATCATTTTGGCACCTTGGAAAAGGTTTTGAGTTATTGGGGTTCAAACTTGCATAATGACGAGGGTTTAACAATTGTCTCCATGGTTCATCTAGAAGCTGGAATCATGGAATATACTTATGGACGAGTTGATTCTTGCAG GTTATACTTTAATTCAGCTGAAGAGGCAGCTGGTCTTCATCTTTCTGTTACTGGGGCTCTTGGTTTTCGTACTTTATATCAG GTAGAACCAAAGGCACAAATGGTACTTGTTGCAGACACAAGCTCAACTAACACTGGCAAGAGATGTCTCTCAGTTTCCTGTGACCCTCAGACACAAGTCTCTAGTATTAGTGATAATAATTCATATCAAAGTGAAACTTATGAGGGTTCTGATATATTAATGACGCCAAAACTGTTAGAAAATGACAATGAATCTGAAATTAGAGCAAAAGGCATTAAAGTTGGTGGTACTGGTACCCCTTTGAGTGCAACCCATCAAGCAGTGATCCTCGCCAAATGTCTTCTAATTGAGAAGAGCACTCGACATGATGAAATGCAAA GATGGGATATGGCTCCATACATCGAGGCAATCGATTCTCAGCAGTCGTCGTACTTTATT ATTCGGTGTTTCTGCGACATTCTACGTGTTCGGTGGGAGTCAACTCGTAGTCGCACAAAGGAGCGTGCTTTGGTGATGATGGATAAGTTG GTCCAGGGTATCTATGAGCCTTCTCCAGGAGTGGCACAAAGGATTCCTTTTTGTTATGGGGCTTATATTCCATCAGTTCCTGCCTTGCGGAA GGAATATGGTGAACTTTTGGTACGTTGTGGTTTGATAGGAGAGGCAGTTAAAATTTTTGAGGATTTGGAGTTATGGGACAATCTGATATTATGTTATCG TTTAATGGAGAAGAAAGCAGCAGCTGTTGACCTTATCAAGGTTCGATTGTCTGAAATGCCCAATGACCCCAGGTTATG GTGCTCCCTGGGTGATGTCACTAACAATGATTCCTGCTATGAAAAAGCTTTGGAAGTTTCAAATAATAGGTCAGCCAGAGCTAAG CGGTCTCTTGCACGTAGTGCATATAATAGAGGTGACTATGAGAAATCTAAAATCCTGTG GGAGTCTGCAATGGCATTGAATTCCTTGTATCAAGATGGCTGGTTTGCACTAGGAGCTGCTGCATTGAAG GCTAAGGATGTTGAAAAGGCATTGGATGGCTTTACTCGTGCTGTGCAACTAGATCCAGAAAATGGGGAGGCATGGAATAATATTGCTTGTTT ACATATGATAAGGAAGAAGAGCAAAGAGGCTTTCGTAGCTTTTAGAGAAGCGCTGAAGTTCAA ACGAAACAGCTGGCAATTGTGGGAGAACTACAGCCAAGTTGCTTTTGATGTGGGCAACTTAACCCAG gCTCTGGAAGCTGTTCGTATGGTGTTGGAAATTTCTAGTAATAAAAGAGTTGATGCTGAACTATTGGAAAAAATTATGGCAGAGGTGGAGAAAAGGGCATCAATTAGTCTTTCTACATCTACTGCAATGACTGACAATAACAATTCTCAAGTCTGCCCAGATGATTCTCAAATAGTTCCTCATAATGAGTTATATGCAGAATCTGgggtggaaagatcaagggaaactGAACACTTGCTTGATTCCATTGGAAAAGTTCTACAACAG ATAGTTCGCAGTGGAAATGGATCAGATATCTGGGGCTTATATGCAAGGTGGCACAGACTCAAAGGAGATCTGACAATGTGCTCTGAAGCCCTTTTGAAGCAAGTTAGATCTTACCAG GGATCTGACTTATGGAAAGATAGAGATCGGTTTAGAAGGTTTGCACATGCTTCCTTGGAACTTTGCAAggtttatatggaaatttcatCATCTACCGGGAGCCGTAAAGAATTACTTACAGCTGAGATGCATCTCAAGAACATTCTTAAACAG GCTGGCAGCTTCTCCGACATGGAAGAAACCAGGGATCTTCAAGGTTGCCTTGATGATATAGTGAAGATGAAATCCAATTCTATTTCTACATGA